The Pseudomonas cucumis sequence ACCCTGGTCGGCACCCACGGTCTGCACGTGACCAGCGGTCTGATCTGGATGGCGATCATGATGTACCAGGTGCAGAAAAACGGCCTGACGGCGACCAACAAGACCCGTCTGAGCTGCCTGAGCCTGTTCTGGCACTTCCTGGACGTTGTGTGGATCTGCGTATTCACGGTTGTTTATCTGATGGGGACTATGTAAATGGCTAACGCTCATTCCCACGATGGCCACGAAGCCAACCACGGCAGCGTAAAGTCCTACGCCATCGGCTTCATCCTGTCGGTGATCCTGACCGTCATTCCTTTCGGCCTGGTGATGTACCCGTCGCTGCCGAAAGCCCTGACCCTGTGGATCGTACTGGCCTTCGCAGTCATCCAGGTGCTGGTGCACTTGGTGTACTTCCTCCACCTGGACCGTTCGGCGGCGCAGCGTAACAACGTCATTGCGTTTGTTTTCGCCGCGATCGTAATCGTCCTGTTGGTAGGCCTGTCGCTGTGGATCATGTTCAGCATCCACACCAACATGATGGCGCACTGAGGTA is a genomic window containing:
- the cyoD gene encoding cytochrome o ubiquinol oxidase subunit IV produces the protein MANAHSHDGHEANHGSVKSYAIGFILSVILTVIPFGLVMYPSLPKALTLWIVLAFAVIQVLVHLVYFLHLDRSAAQRNNVIAFVFAAIVIVLLVGLSLWIMFSIHTNMMAH